Within Oceanivirga salmonicida, the genomic segment TAAAAATTATTTAAAAGAAGGAATAATACTTTTTGAATGTTCAATTATGTGGAATGATTTTTCAAAAGAAAATATAAAATATATAAAAGAGAGAATAAAAATAATTAATGAGATAAATGTTTATAATTTTTGTTTAGAGAAAAATCCATATAATTGGCCTTCTACTTGGGGAGATTGTCCAAAAGATATGGTAAAGGCTTATGAATATATAAAAAAAAGATATAAAAAAGCACCAAAACTTATACCAGTAAGCATTGATAATTGTGCAATAGCAGAAGGTTATGATGAAGATGATAGTCCTGTATTTCATGTTATTGGAGAAGATTCAATAGTATGGCATAAAAATTTAAACGACTTTATAAATTCTAAAATATTAGGTTTGAAAAAAAATGAAGTTATAAATTTTAATGATATTCCATATATAGATTTTTGGTCAGATATATCTTTTTAGAAAAAGGTGAAAAAGTATTTGTAGAAGGACTTTTAGAATTAATAGATTTAAAGGAATGTATTTGCTAATACTAATAATTCTTTTTAAGCATAAAGTAGATACAAACCTTTAACATAATTAAGTTAGATACTAAATTAAGATTTTTAATGTTTCTCTTTTATTTTTTTAGTTATTATTTCCTGTATATGTGTTCCTTGCTCCATAGTTGCTAAATTTTCACTTTTAATATTTAAAATCGATTTTAACCAAGTCAAATCTTGATAATAAAAAGAATCTGACCAATATTTAATTTCTTTTTCAGGAGTAGGTATTACTTCTTTTTCTTGAAAAATAATATTTTTTTCATCTAATGAATTATCATATTTTATTTTGATTAAATCATTGTTTTTAGTAGAATAATATATTTGTTTGTTAGTTGTTTCTATTTTTAAACTAAATTCTAATTTGTTAGCATCAGTTTCAGATTTACTTGAATAAATATTAAATCCTATATTATTGTCAGTAATACCAAAGAAAAAAGAATTATCATCAACAAATACTTTTTTATTACCCTTTGCTTTAATTCTTGTTCCAAATTTTAATCTGCTATTTTCAAGGGTAATCTTTCCTTTTGATATATATTCTATAAAATCAATTAAATGACTAGATAAATCACCAAAAGAACCACTACTTAAACCTTGTGTATTATCATCTCTCCATCTATATTCTTTTTTTACTAATGCACTATTTTTAATAAATTTAATTTCAATGAAAATAATTTCTTCATTTTTCAATATTTCTTTAACTATATAATTTAATATAGGGTTAAATCTGCAATTAAAAGCAATAGCAGAATAATTATTTGTTATAGTCTTAATTTTTAATGCATCTTCAAAATTTGTTGCTAATGGTTTTTCGCAAAGTATAGGAATATCTTTTATTAATGTTGCTTTTTCAATAATACTTAAATGTGTATTATTTGGAGTACAAACAATCATACAATCAGATTTTTTAATTAAATCATCAAAGCTTTCAGAAACTAAAATTTTATCTGAATACTTTTTAATCTCTTTGACTTTTTCAGTATCTAAATCATAAATTAAAATTTTTTCTACAGTATCAATAATATTAAGGGCATTGATATGTCCTTTTGCAACATTTCCACAACCTATAACAGCAACTTTTATTTTTTCCATAATATTTTCCTCCAATGATATATATA encodes:
- a CDS encoding Gfo/Idh/MocA family protein, yielding MEKIKVAVIGCGNVAKGHINALNIIDTVEKILIYDLDTEKVKEIKKYSDKILVSESFDDLIKKSDCMIVCTPNNTHLSIIEKATLIKDIPILCEKPLATNFEDALKIKTITNNYSAIAFNCRFNPILNYIVKEILKNEEIIFIEIKFIKNSALVKKEYRWRDDNTQGLSSGSFGDLSSHLIDFIEYISKGKITLENSRLKFGTRIKAKGNKKVFVDDNSFFFGITDNNIGFNIYSSKSETDANKLEFSLKIETTNKQIYYSTKNNDLIKIKYDNSLDEKNIIFQEKEVIPTPEKEIKYWSDSFYYQDLTWLKSILNIKSENLATMEQGTHIQEIITKKIKEKH
- a CDS encoding SMI1/KNR4 family protein, translating into MLYSIDKEFDVIMIIEKIKQFLIKRAKRLKGLSNDEIKKIEQIYNLKFPKVYKNYLKEGIILFECSIMWNDFSKENIKYIKERIKIINEINVYNFCLEKNPYNWPSTWGDCPKDMVKAYEYIKKRYKKAPKLIPVSIDNCAIAEGYDEDDSPVFHVIGEDSIVWHKNLNDFINSKILGLKKNEVINFNDIPYIDFWSDISF